One stretch of Chryseobacterium indologenes DNA includes these proteins:
- a CDS encoding glycoside hydrolase family 25 protein: protein MTPKKYTKKTAKQIHKNRRNSYFFRRRVILAILIVALIGTGFYLKQSVSYYYALYFNKFTHKKLHNSEKESSRIQRILANNLDKTYGFDVSHYQNKEDIKWDSLSIGNKTIPLEFVVMRATMGNKSADKHFDEFWEKAKKHNLIRGAYHFYRADEDPVIQANNFLANVKLESGDLPPILDIEKIPKRKTNKKLVEDLKVWCKIVEETYGEKPIIYTYYHYYKDFLKGEFESYPLWLANYNDVPTPSPDDQWDFWQFTENGIVHGINTKVDLDIYNGNSWSLKRLTLD from the coding sequence ATGACACCAAAGAAGTACACCAAAAAAACTGCCAAACAGATTCATAAAAACAGACGGAACAGCTATTTTTTCCGTCGAAGAGTGATATTAGCCATCTTAATTGTAGCTTTAATCGGAACCGGATTTTACCTTAAACAATCCGTGAGCTACTATTACGCCCTGTACTTTAATAAGTTTACCCATAAAAAGCTCCATAACAGCGAAAAAGAAAGTTCAAGAATTCAAAGAATACTCGCTAATAATCTTGATAAGACCTATGGCTTTGATGTTTCTCATTATCAAAACAAGGAAGATATCAAATGGGACAGCCTCAGCATCGGCAATAAAACCATTCCTCTGGAATTTGTGGTCATGCGTGCGACGATGGGAAATAAAAGTGCAGATAAGCATTTTGACGAGTTTTGGGAAAAGGCAAAAAAGCATAACCTAATCCGTGGAGCTTATCACTTTTATAGAGCTGATGAAGATCCTGTCATCCAGGCAAATAATTTTTTAGCAAATGTAAAACTGGAAAGTGGTGACCTTCCTCCTATTCTGGATATTGAAAAAATCCCGAAACGGAAAACGAATAAAAAATTAGTGGAAGACCTTAAAGTATGGTGTAAAATTGTAGAAGAAACGTATGGTGAAAAACCTATTATTTACACATATTATCATTATTACAAAGATTTTCTGAAAGGTGAGTTTGAAAGTTATCCTTTATGGCTGGCGAATTACAATGATGTTCCTACTCCATCTCCAGATGATCAGTGGGATTTCTGGCAGTTTACTGAAAACGGAATCGTTCACGGTATTAATACTAAGGTAGATCTTGATATTTACAATGGTAATTCATGGTCTTTGAAAAGACTTACATTAGATTAA
- a CDS encoding alpha/beta fold hydrolase produces the protein MKKLSILSFILAVSAFNAQVISGTVISKNENQPVPYVKIGVEKKTTGTISDGKGNFSIDLTGLDPQQKIKIEVPGYELYEETVQNFKKNDQQKVFLHEKTKTIKEIAIKPKKLVDKNWGVKTKTKSVLYFVNPAGDKAGFLGETALEFNAKKRSKIKNINLNIARYSSTEPVLMRYSIYSEKAGYPDKNLLDEEITVQLTEDMIKDGTYTLDVNDHNIWVKGKFFVGINFLKEFNGYIKISAALFKTGFIREFYGDWKKMSIAAPAINIDVKMDKNGKDTKDDDGGYADDDIAQGWVTDNSKNIEEANQSIYGKNEPAGKYLKLKDTDLYYEVYGEGEPLVLLHGNSGSIKDYYQQIPVLSKQYKVIAVDTRGQGRSKDTSKKDFTYKLFADDVKALADALKLDKINMAGWSDGGNTGLEFALKYPEHLNKLVIIGANAFPEGVEDKLIERFTNQMKQLNDMAPEETFGERRLLKIMLTQPNISKNDLNKIKSPVLVIAGDKDVIKPDHTEFISKQIPNAEMKIYKDTTHMVPFEKPDQLNEDILSFLGKK, from the coding sequence ATGAAAAAACTTAGCATTTTATCCTTTATTCTTGCCGTTTCTGCCTTCAATGCACAGGTGATTTCCGGAACTGTTATTTCTAAAAATGAAAATCAGCCTGTTCCTTATGTAAAGATTGGAGTGGAAAAGAAAACTACCGGAACTATTTCTGACGGAAAAGGAAATTTCTCAATAGACCTTACTGGTCTGGATCCACAGCAAAAAATAAAAATTGAAGTACCAGGATATGAACTGTATGAAGAAACAGTTCAGAATTTCAAAAAGAACGATCAGCAGAAAGTGTTTTTACATGAAAAAACGAAAACCATTAAGGAAATCGCTATCAAGCCTAAAAAGCTTGTGGATAAAAACTGGGGGGTAAAAACGAAAACCAAAAGTGTTTTATATTTCGTTAACCCGGCAGGAGATAAAGCAGGTTTTCTGGGAGAAACAGCTTTGGAATTTAATGCAAAGAAAAGATCCAAAATCAAGAACATTAATCTGAATATTGCCCGATATTCTTCCACAGAACCGGTTCTGATGCGATACAGTATTTATAGTGAAAAAGCAGGTTATCCGGATAAAAATCTTCTGGATGAAGAAATCACCGTGCAGCTTACTGAAGATATGATTAAAGATGGAACATATACACTTGATGTGAATGACCATAATATCTGGGTGAAAGGAAAGTTCTTTGTAGGGATTAATTTTTTAAAAGAATTTAACGGATACATTAAAATTAGTGCAGCTTTGTTTAAAACCGGATTTATCAGGGAGTTCTATGGAGACTGGAAAAAAATGTCCATTGCTGCACCCGCTATTAATATTGATGTGAAAATGGATAAAAACGGAAAAGATACCAAAGATGATGACGGTGGTTATGCTGATGATGATATAGCTCAGGGATGGGTGACTGATAATTCAAAAAATATAGAGGAGGCCAATCAATCCATATATGGTAAGAATGAGCCTGCAGGAAAATATCTGAAACTGAAAGATACTGATCTTTATTATGAAGTGTATGGTGAAGGAGAGCCTTTAGTATTGCTGCATGGAAATTCAGGAAGTATCAAGGATTATTATCAGCAAATTCCAGTTCTGTCTAAACAGTACAAAGTGATTGCAGTAGATACAAGAGGACAAGGGAGAAGTAAAGATACCTCTAAAAAAGATTTTACTTATAAACTGTTTGCTGATGATGTAAAGGCATTAGCAGATGCGTTGAAGCTTGATAAAATTAATATGGCCGGTTGGAGCGATGGAGGAAATACCGGGCTGGAATTCGCATTGAAATATCCTGAGCATCTTAATAAGCTGGTAATCATCGGAGCGAATGCTTTTCCTGAAGGAGTAGAAGATAAACTTATTGAGCGGTTTACCAATCAGATGAAACAACTGAATGATATGGCTCCAGAAGAAACATTTGGTGAACGCAGACTTTTAAAAATTATGCTTACACAGCCTAACATTAGCAAAAATGATTTAAATAAAATAAAAAGTCCGGTTCTCGTTATTGCAGGAGATAAAGATGTAATCAAGCCAGATCATACGGAATTTATTTCCAAACAAATTCCTAATGCTGAAATGAAAATTTATAAAGATACGACCCACATGGTTCCTTTTGAAAAACCAGATCAGCTTAATGAAGACATTCTGAGTTTTCTTGGGAAGAAGTAA
- a CDS encoding 5' nucleotidase, NT5C type → MKKVIVDMDGVMADVYHQLIQFEKRDTGREMELHTMTGKPELETFPNGKKHVNEVGFFRTLPVMEGSQKAIEYLNKKYELYIVSAGMEFPNSLREKYDWLAEHFPFITWEQIVLCGSKKVVSGDVMIDDYPKNLDHFSGQRLIFTQPHNELIENETYRRVNSWEEIMEIL, encoded by the coding sequence ATGAAAAAAGTGATTGTTGACATGGATGGGGTGATGGCAGATGTATATCATCAGCTGATTCAATTTGAAAAAAGAGATACCGGAAGAGAGATGGAGCTTCATACGATGACGGGTAAACCCGAATTGGAAACCTTTCCCAATGGTAAAAAGCATGTGAATGAAGTCGGTTTTTTCAGAACTTTGCCCGTCATGGAAGGAAGTCAGAAAGCGATAGAATATCTGAATAAAAAATATGAATTGTATATTGTTTCTGCAGGAATGGAATTTCCCAACAGTTTAAGAGAAAAATATGACTGGCTTGCTGAACATTTTCCTTTCATTACCTGGGAGCAGATTGTGCTTTGTGGGAGTAAAAAAGTGGTGTCTGGAGATGTGATGATTGATGATTATCCAAAAAATTTAGATCATTTTTCAGGGCAGAGATTGATTTTTACCCAGCCTCATAATGAACTGATCGAAAATGAAACCTACAGAAGAGTGAATTCATGGGAGGAAATTATGGAGATTTTATAA
- a CDS encoding ABC-F family ATP-binding cassette domain-containing protein, producing the protein MNYVSAENLTKSYGIKVLFENISFHINEGDKIAIVAKNGSGKSTLLKILMGKEIADSGTAIINKDIQVVLFDQEIDFDSNLSIEEFMMTLDSEPILALKNYHKSLHSTDHDFIEKALADMEAHKAWDLENEMKQILSQLKITDLEAKMGTLSGGQIKRVALAKLLTETRAEHKHTLLIMDEPTNHLDVDMVEWLENYLNKAKITLLLVTHDRYFLDSVCDIIWEMEDRNLYVHNGSYATYLENKMIREDNLNATIDKANNLYRKELEWMRRQPKARTTKSKSRIDSFYETEKVAKTDTRKQGLELDFEMKRLGNKILELKNIDKSFGNKVLLKDFSYSFQRGEKVGIIGKNGAGKSTLLNIIQGFEKYDKGEIETGETISFGYFAQKGLTYKEDERVIDFIKEIAEFYPLANGRSLSASQFLRLFLFDDQTQYSPISKLSGGEKRRLHLMYILYQNPNFLIFDEPTNDLDLPTLTVLENFLQQFQGSLIIVSHDRYFMDRIVDHVLAFEGDGKIRDFVGNFSEYREARSREEALEKNTAVKPEPVKEKVAVSESISPSNTPKRKLTFKEQRELETIEKEMPELEEQRTRILDQLNNETDYEKIAKLSSELETVSEKLENQEMRWLELQEII; encoded by the coding sequence ATGAATTACGTTTCTGCAGAAAATCTTACCAAATCTTATGGCATCAAAGTTTTGTTTGAAAACATTTCTTTTCACATCAATGAAGGAGACAAAATTGCCATTGTTGCCAAAAACGGAAGTGGAAAATCTACCCTTCTGAAAATTTTAATGGGTAAAGAAATTGCAGACAGTGGTACTGCAATTATTAATAAAGATATCCAGGTGGTTTTATTTGACCAGGAAATTGATTTTGATTCCAATCTAAGCATTGAAGAATTCATGATGACATTGGATTCTGAGCCTATTCTTGCTTTGAAGAATTACCATAAATCTCTTCATTCCACAGATCATGACTTTATTGAAAAAGCATTGGCTGATATGGAAGCCCACAAAGCCTGGGATCTGGAAAATGAGATGAAGCAGATCCTTTCCCAGCTTAAGATCACGGATCTTGAGGCTAAAATGGGAACGCTTTCCGGAGGACAAATTAAACGTGTTGCTCTTGCTAAGTTATTGACTGAAACCAGGGCTGAACATAAACATACACTCCTTATTATGGATGAACCTACCAACCACCTTGATGTGGATATGGTAGAATGGCTTGAAAACTACCTGAATAAAGCAAAAATCACATTACTGCTGGTTACCCACGACCGATATTTCCTGGACAGTGTTTGTGATATTATCTGGGAAATGGAAGACAGAAATCTTTATGTTCATAATGGTTCTTATGCAACCTATCTTGAAAATAAAATGATTCGTGAGGATAACCTTAACGCAACCATTGATAAGGCCAATAACCTTTACAGAAAGGAATTGGAGTGGATGCGCAGACAACCCAAAGCAAGAACCACAAAATCCAAAAGCAGAATAGACTCCTTCTATGAAACAGAAAAAGTAGCCAAAACAGATACCAGAAAACAAGGTCTGGAGCTGGATTTTGAAATGAAGCGTCTTGGAAATAAAATCCTTGAACTGAAAAATATTGACAAAAGTTTTGGCAATAAAGTCCTATTGAAAGATTTCAGCTACTCATTCCAGCGTGGTGAGAAAGTAGGAATCATTGGAAAGAACGGAGCCGGAAAATCTACACTACTGAACATCATCCAGGGATTTGAAAAATACGACAAGGGAGAAATTGAAACGGGAGAAACTATTTCTTTCGGATATTTTGCCCAAAAGGGTCTTACTTACAAAGAGGATGAGCGTGTAATTGACTTCATCAAGGAAATTGCAGAATTCTATCCTTTAGCCAATGGAAGAAGTCTTTCAGCATCACAGTTCCTTAGATTGTTCTTATTTGACGATCAGACCCAATACTCACCTATTTCAAAATTATCGGGAGGTGAAAAGAGAAGATTACACCTGATGTATATTTTATATCAGAATCCTAACTTTCTGATTTTTGATGAACCGACGAATGATCTGGATCTTCCTACATTAACTGTTCTTGAAAACTTTCTGCAACAATTCCAGGGATCTTTAATTATTGTTTCCCACGACAGATATTTCATGGACAGAATTGTAGATCATGTTCTTGCTTTCGAAGGAGATGGAAAAATCAGAGATTTTGTAGGAAACTTCTCAGAATACCGTGAAGCCAGAAGCCGTGAAGAAGCTTTAGAAAAAAATACAGCTGTAAAACCGGAACCTGTAAAAGAAAAGGTTGCTGTTTCAGAAAGTATTTCACCCTCCAATACTCCCAAAAGAAAACTAACTTTTAAAGAACAAAGAGAGTTGGAAACGATTGAAAAAGAAATGCCTGAACTGGAAGAGCAACGTACAAGAATATTAGATCAGCTCAACAATGAAACTGATTATGAAAAAATAGCCAAGCTTTCTTCTGAGCTGGAAACAGTCTCTGAAAAACTGGAAAACCAGGAGATGAGATGGTTGGAACTTCAGGAAATCATCTAA